The window CTTATATGCTCAGTTATTGTCCCGTCAATATCAAATATTATAAGTTTATATTTCACAGTCAGCCGTTTGCTTTAACCTGCCAGCCAGCTGGCCGCAGGCCGCCTGTATATCCTTGCCTTTGGACTCGCGCCGGGTCACCTTTATCCGGCCTTGCACAAGCCTGGCCATAAATATATCTATGTCTTTTTTAGAGGGAGGCTGGAATCCGAGACCGGGCACAGGACTACAGGGTATTAAATTCACCTTTGCCTTCAACCTTCTGGCTATGACCTCAAGCCCGTCCGCATCTTTCAAGGAATCATTCTTGCCTTTTATTAAAACATACTCTAAGGTAAGTATCCGGCCTGTTTTTTTTATGAAATGTTCGCTGGCCTTAATGAGCTCTTTCAGGGGATAACGTCTGTTAACCGGGACAAGCGTATCCCGGAGATTGTCAGTTGCCGCGTGAAGGGATATAGATAAATTAATCTGCAGGCCCATGTCTGTTAGCCGCCTTATCCCTGGAATTACACCGCAGGTTGAAACAATTATTCTTCTGGCACCTATATCCATACCTGACTTAGAATTCATTATCATAATCGCCTTCAGGACATTATCGCAGTTATTCAGGGGCTCACCCATACCCATAAAGACATAATTCGTTATTTTGTGTTT of the bacterium genome contains:
- the rlmN gene encoding 23S rRNA (adenine(2503)-C(2))-methyltransferase RlmN is translated as MDKRDIKNFTLEEMKKAVVEIREPGYRAGQIFFWLYKKGVCDFQKMSNLPQAFMSRLEQDYYISALSLSGKLRSTDGTEKFLFDLGDGNFIETVLICARDRKTVCLSTQVGCKFGCVFCASGHGGFIRDLSPSEITNQILFLQHKLKHKITNYVFMGMGEPLNNCDNVLKAIMIMNSKSGMDIGARRIIVSTCGVIPGIRRLTDMGLQINLSISLHAATDNLRDTLVPVNRRYPLKELIKASEHFIKKTGRILTLEYVLIKGKNDSLKDADGLEVIARRLKAKVNLIPCSPVPGLGFQPPSKKDIDIFMARLVQGRIKVTRRESKGKDIQAACGQLAGRLKQTADCEI